The Campylobacter hyointestinalis subsp. hyointestinalis nucleotide sequence GTTCGCCGTTGTATAGTTCCATATTTAGCCCCCACAAACTGGCGGTAATATACAAATTTTATCACCGTTTTTTAAAGGAGTATCAAGATCCGTAACGATCTCGTCATTTAGTGCAACGGCGCAGAGTTTTAGCCACTCTTTGAGATTCTCATTTTTATTTAAGATCTCTTTTAACTGCCTTAAATTTGCTACATCTAGCTCTAAAGCGTCCGTATTTATCGGCCCTAAAAACTCGACTTTTACCATATTTTCTCCTTTAAAATATAATCATATCTTATGATATTAAATTTTAATTCCTACTGTTTTGTAATTTACATAATTTACAAAGGCTTCATTTACGACTTTGACGTTTTGCCTTTTCGTATAATCGACGTTGTAGCTTCCGCGTTCGCTAGTGCTAAAATTTATACAAAGTTTTGCAGCAAAATTTATGATATCTTCACTCAAATTTTGTTTATTTGTCTTTAAGATGACGTGAGCGCTTTTGATATCTTTTAGATGAAACCAAAAATCATCTTTTTTTGCGTTTTTAAGTAAAAATGCATTCCCTTTTTCATTCTTTCCGACACTGATCTTAAACTCGCCTACGTAAAAATCACGAACTATGTCGCTAAATTTAGCACTGTTTTTATTTAGCGATTTTTTAGGCGATATGATGAGTAACTCGCTGCTGGTATTTGCTAGGTTTATAGCATTTTTTAGTTTGAGTAAAAAGTCTATTTTTTCATTTAAATTTGAGCGCTCTATCTCTATGCTTGCTGCTTTTTGTTTTAGCTTTTTACTTTCTTTAAACATAGCATTTGCACTATTTTTTGGAGTATCATTTAGCTTTAAATTTATATTGTTGCCATCTTCGTCAATCAAATTTAACTCTCTTTGAAATCCTTGTAAAAGATATAAATTTGAGATTATAAGGCTCGCGTTTTTATTTAGCTCTTTACTCTTTGCTTCTAAAAATTCCTTGCTTTCAAGCTTATCTAAGCTAGCTTTTAAACTCGATATTTTTTTATCTAAGTTCGCCAATTTCGCAGATTTTAAATTTTCTAATCTTTTCGTTTTGAGTTTTAAGAATTCGTTTTGAAAATATTCGTCAAAGTCAGTGATCTGCTCACAATCACTTTCTTTTATGTCAAATGGCTCAAGCATGATTAATTTTTTGGCCGGTTTTATGACTCTTTTATCGTTTTGCATATGCCTTAAGGCTTCTAAGATGATACCGTTTTCATCTGTTAAAATGATATTTGTAAATCGTCCGGTAAATTCTAGATATAAAACTGAATTTACCTTCTTATATGAGCCGCTAAGGCTTGCTTGTATTTTCAGTATCCTGTTGTTTTTTAGCGTTTCTATGCTATCTATCTTGGCTGAGTTTAGGCGTTTTTTGAGCATTATATCAAATGGAGCTTTATACTCTTTAAAAGCTATCTTTTCATCTGTTTTATAGATGCTAGAGCTGCTTTTATTTAGATCAAAAACTAAAGAATAATTCCCATCAAACGTGATTTGCAAAGCCAAATCATCAACTCTTTTGATGTTATTTATTTTTTTAAATTTGGTTAAAAACTCTGAGATACGAGTTAAAATTTTGTACTTCATAAGCCTGATTATACCAAAAATTTGCTACAATAGACCAAATTTAGCTAAGGAAAATCATGAAACAAACTATTACTGAAAAAATTTTTAGCGAGCATGTTGGACACGCTGTTTATGCGGGGCAAATAGTAGAAAGTAAGATCGATATGGTCATAGGAAATGACATCACTACGCCGATCTCTATAAAGGCTTTTAAGGAGAGTGGAGCAAAAAAACTAGCAAATCCAGACGGTTTTGCTATAGTAATGGATCATTATATCCCGGCTAAAGATATAGCAAGCGCAAATCAGGCAAAAATCAGTCGTGATTTTGCTTATGAACATGATCTAAAGAACTTTTTTGATGAAAAAGATATGGGCATCGAACACGCTTTGATGCCAGAAAAAGGTCTTGTAGTACCAGGAGATGTTATCAT carries:
- a CDS encoding MoaD/ThiS family protein; protein product: MVKVEFLGPINTDALELDVANLRQLKEILNKNENLKEWLKLCAVALNDEIVTDLDTPLKNGDKICILPPVCGG
- a CDS encoding NFACT RNA binding domain-containing protein, producing the protein MKYKILTRISEFLTKFKKINNIKRVDDLALQITFDGNYSLVFDLNKSSSSIYKTDEKIAFKEYKAPFDIMLKKRLNSAKIDSIETLKNNRILKIQASLSGSYKKVNSVLYLEFTGRFTNIILTDENGIILEALRHMQNDKRVIKPAKKLIMLEPFDIKESDCEQITDFDEYFQNEFLKLKTKRLENLKSAKLANLDKKISSLKASLDKLESKEFLEAKSKELNKNASLIISNLYLLQGFQRELNLIDEDGNNINLKLNDTPKNSANAMFKESKKLKQKAASIEIERSNLNEKIDFLLKLKNAINLANTSSELLIISPKKSLNKNSAKFSDIVRDFYVGEFKISVGKNEKGNAFLLKNAKKDDFWFHLKDIKSAHVILKTNKQNLSEDIINFAAKLCINFSTSERGSYNVDYTKRQNVKVVNEAFVNYVNYKTVGIKI